One stretch of Lacrimispora sphenoides DNA includes these proteins:
- a CDS encoding glycogen/starch/alpha-glucan phosphorylase, whose amino-acid sequence MNLEQRIIEIYGKAVNQCSNKEIYSALLKIVQEEAEKRRQEEGKKKVYYISAEFLIGKLLSNNLINLGMYEEVRQVLMKNGKNICEIEEMEPEPSLGNGGLGRLAACFLDSMATLGLNGDGIGLNYHFGLFKQSFEDHLQVEDPNPWIEQNGWLTRTEVSYPVTFGGLSVRSRMYNIGVTGYQGRTNQLHLFDLETIDEEIIQDGISFDKENIKKNLTLFLYPDDSDEAGRKLRIYQQYFMVSSAAQYILDECAKKGCKLYDLPDYAVIQINDTHPSMVIPELVRLLTLRGISFEEAAEIVSRTCAYTNHTILAEALEKWPMEYLEEAVPQLVPVIKKLDKQARDVHQDPSVAIIDEKDLVHMAHMDIHYGFSVNGVAYLHTEILKKSELKKFYDIYPEKFSNKTNGITFRRWLLHCNPLLTQLITSRIGEGYKKNAMELEKLAAFDDEATLKAILDIKKQNKTALKEYLMSTQGVDINENSIYDIQVKRLHEYKRQQMNALYVIHKYLEIKKGNLPSTPVTVIFGAKAAPAYVIAKDIIHLILCLQELINNDPQVSPYLKVVMVENYNVSKAEKLIPACDISQQISLASKEASGTGNMKFMLNGAVTLGTMDGANVEIAELVGKDNIYIFGESSETVIQHYEKADYVSKEYYETDGEIREALDFMVGAEMTAIGHKESLKRLYDEILKKDWFMTLLDYKAYSAARERIYKDYEDSFVWAKKMLINISKAGYFSSDRTILEYNRDIWKL is encoded by the coding sequence ATGAATCTTGAGCAACGGATTATTGAAATATACGGTAAAGCGGTAAATCAGTGTTCTAATAAGGAGATATATTCTGCATTGCTGAAAATCGTCCAGGAGGAAGCGGAAAAAAGACGGCAGGAGGAAGGAAAGAAAAAGGTATATTATATATCTGCGGAATTCTTAATCGGAAAACTTCTTTCCAATAATCTGATCAACCTTGGAATGTATGAGGAGGTCCGTCAGGTTCTTATGAAAAATGGCAAAAATATTTGCGAGATCGAGGAAATGGAGCCAGAGCCTTCTCTTGGAAACGGCGGACTGGGACGTCTTGCCGCTTGTTTTCTGGATTCTATGGCAACCCTTGGCCTAAACGGAGACGGCATTGGTCTTAATTATCATTTTGGTTTATTTAAGCAAAGCTTTGAGGACCATCTTCAGGTGGAGGATCCCAATCCCTGGATAGAGCAGAATGGCTGGCTTACCCGGACAGAAGTCAGTTATCCAGTGACCTTTGGAGGGCTGAGCGTTCGTTCCAGAATGTATAATATAGGAGTGACTGGCTATCAGGGACGGACTAACCAACTTCATCTGTTTGACCTAGAAACCATTGATGAGGAGATCATACAAGATGGAATTTCCTTTGATAAAGAGAACATTAAAAAGAATTTGACCCTGTTCCTCTACCCGGATGACAGTGACGAGGCCGGAAGGAAGCTTCGCATTTACCAGCAGTATTTTATGGTCAGCAGCGCTGCCCAGTATATTCTTGATGAGTGTGCCAAAAAGGGCTGCAAACTTTATGATTTACCAGATTATGCGGTGATCCAGATCAATGATACCCACCCCTCCATGGTGATCCCGGAACTGGTACGTCTTTTAACCCTGCGAGGGATTTCCTTTGAAGAGGCAGCGGAGATTGTCAGCAGGACCTGTGCTTACACCAATCATACCATTCTTGCAGAAGCCCTTGAAAAGTGGCCTATGGAATATTTAGAGGAGGCTGTGCCCCAACTGGTGCCTGTCATAAAGAAGCTGGATAAACAAGCCCGCGACGTTCATCAGGATCCTTCTGTAGCGATCATTGATGAAAAGGATCTGGTGCACATGGCCCATATGGATATCCATTATGGCTTCAGCGTCAATGGAGTGGCGTACCTTCATACAGAGATTCTGAAAAAAAGTGAATTGAAGAAATTTTATGATATTTATCCAGAGAAATTTTCCAATAAAACAAACGGGATCACCTTCCGCAGGTGGCTTCTCCATTGCAATCCTTTGCTTACACAGCTGATTACCTCCAGAATCGGAGAGGGGTATAAGAAAAACGCCATGGAGCTAGAAAAGCTGGCTGCATTTGATGATGAAGCAACCTTAAAAGCAATCCTGGATATTAAAAAGCAGAATAAGACAGCGTTAAAGGAATATCTTATGTCAACCCAGGGTGTGGATATCAATGAAAACTCCATTTATGATATTCAGGTCAAGCGCCTCCATGAATATAAGAGGCAGCAGATGAATGCCCTTTATGTGATTCACAAGTATCTGGAGATAAAAAAAGGAAACTTACCGTCCACCCCGGTCACCGTGATTTTCGGTGCCAAGGCAGCCCCTGCCTATGTGATTGCAAAGGATATCATTCACTTGATCCTGTGTCTCCAGGAGCTGATAAACAATGATCCCCAGGTAAGCCCCTACTTGAAGGTGGTGATGGTGGAAAACTATAATGTATCCAAAGCAGAAAAGCTGATTCCTGCCTGTGATATCTCTCAGCAGATTTCCCTGGCATCCAAGGAGGCCAGCGGGACCGGAAACATGAAGTTCATGTTAAACGGGGCAGTGACTCTTGGAACGATGGATGGTGCCAATGTGGAGATCGCAGAGCTGGTGGGAAAGGACAATATTTATATATTCGGAGAATCCAGTGAAACGGTGATTCAGCATTATGAAAAAGCGGATTATGTGTCTAAGGAATATTACGAAACGGATGGGGAGATCCGGGAAGCTCTGGACTTTATGGTAGGAGCGGAGATGACTGCTATCGGCCATAAGGAGAGCTTAAAAAGGCTCTATGATGAGATATTAAAGAAAGACTGGTTCATGACCCTGTTAGATTACAAAGCTTATTCGGCTGCCAGGGAAAGAATTTATAAGGATTATGAGGATTCTTTTGTATGGGCGAAAAAGATGTTAATTAATATCAGTAAGGCAGGGTATTTCTCTTCGGACAGGACCATTCTTGAGTATAACCGGGATATTTGGAAGCTGTAA
- a CDS encoding uracil-xanthine permease family protein → MNKQNDKELIYQLEGRPSFKTAFPLGLQHILAMFTGNLAPILIIASICGLEPADKTVMLSSAMIVSGITTLFQLYPLKLGKSYRIGANLPIVMGTSFAFVSVAAIVATQIAPSMGLTDPRDIYALVLGCSLVGGLVEVFMGFFYKRLANLFSPIVVGTTLIAIGLNLLSAGARYFNGGSGAAANLAAYNENPAKYQFTGVFGSMKNVGMAFFVFVLVLLLQKYGKGIVKNSALLFGLAIGYVVSIALGMVNFAPITAAKVVSVPVPFYFGLKFSLAGILNFALFYVISGLETIGNTGGITIAAFDREPTSEETAGAILADAGGSMLAAVFNALPNTAFGQNAGIISMTRIVNKWCVAVGAIFLALCGLIPKLAALFQTIPDAVLGGAIISVFAMITLNGIKMIAKAGFSERNVTIIGITLSFGIGLTSMSLAVETFPAFIQPLLEAIAPLTSAPAAVCCIVSICASLCFPMSKEDKEMAKAAMQDA, encoded by the coding sequence TTGAATAAGCAAAACGACAAAGAACTGATCTATCAACTGGAAGGCAGACCAAGTTTTAAAACTGCATTCCCACTAGGTTTGCAGCACATACTGGCCATGTTTACGGGCAACTTAGCTCCCATACTTATCATTGCCAGTATCTGTGGGTTAGAGCCAGCGGATAAGACCGTTATGTTATCTTCCGCAATGATTGTATCCGGTATAACCACCTTATTTCAGCTGTATCCGCTCAAGCTCGGGAAGAGCTACCGCATAGGAGCGAATCTACCCATAGTCATGGGTACATCCTTTGCATTTGTTTCCGTGGCTGCCATAGTTGCCACTCAAATTGCACCTTCCATGGGGCTGACCGATCCACGTGATATATACGCGCTGGTTCTTGGCTGTTCACTTGTTGGTGGTCTTGTTGAAGTATTTATGGGGTTCTTCTATAAGAGACTTGCCAATCTGTTTTCACCGATCGTGGTTGGAACAACGCTTATTGCCATTGGATTAAACTTATTAAGCGCGGGAGCACGTTACTTTAACGGCGGTTCAGGCGCGGCAGCTAATTTGGCGGCATATAACGAGAATCCGGCTAAATATCAATTTACAGGCGTGTTTGGTTCGATGAAAAATGTAGGCATGGCGTTCTTTGTGTTTGTCCTTGTGTTATTGCTCCAAAAGTATGGCAAAGGTATTGTGAAGAATTCCGCTTTACTTTTTGGACTGGCTATCGGATATGTGGTGTCTATTGCTTTAGGTATGGTGAATTTTGCGCCGATTACAGCTGCTAAAGTCGTTTCCGTACCAGTGCCGTTTTATTTCGGCCTCAAATTCTCCTTAGCTGGTATCTTAAACTTTGCCCTGTTTTATGTTATTTCCGGACTGGAAACCATCGGTAACACCGGCGGTATCACCATTGCAGCGTTTGACAGGGAACCTACCTCCGAAGAAACAGCCGGTGCCATCCTTGCAGATGCGGGTGGATCCATGTTAGCTGCTGTATTTAACGCACTGCCAAACACCGCGTTTGGACAGAATGCGGGCATTATCTCCATGACAAGAATCGTGAACAAATGGTGCGTTGCCGTAGGAGCTATATTTTTGGCTTTGTGCGGACTCATTCCGAAATTGGCAGCTCTTTTCCAAACCATCCCGGATGCAGTTTTGGGCGGCGCTATTATTTCTGTGTTTGCCATGATTACATTAAATGGTATTAAGATGATTGCCAAGGCAGGTTTCTCCGAGAGAAACGTAACCATTATCGGTATTACACTGTCATTTGGTATTGGACTTACCTCCATGAGTCTGGCCGTGGAAACCTTCCCAGCGTTCATTCAGCCTTTATTAGAAGCCATTGCGCCATTAACAAGTGCACCGGCTGCCGTGTGCTGTATCGTATCAATCTGCGCAAGCCTTTGCTTCCCAATGAGTAAAGAAGATAAAGAGATGGCAAAAGCTGCTATGCAGGATGCGTAA